From the Eleutherodactylus coqui strain aEleCoq1 chromosome 9, aEleCoq1.hap1, whole genome shotgun sequence genome, the window CTCTACCGCCACatcccctaccccttgctttcttcatgttttctatattttgttctttttttgttatctttttctgcaaactacactaaaaagtaaactttgtagtttgcagaaaaccactgctagctgcataaagcCTGCAAATAatatgtagtggccagactggcaACTCTGAATGATATCTGAAGccactgacatgcactgtgtgtatttacggtttccctgtttgttttttttgttttatattaacaaaaagcaCCACCAAGCAAATGGGCTACAATTTCTGGGAAGCACAATATGTGAGATCAGAAAGCTGCAGCGTACAGCTTGTATGTTTGTGCACAGTCCCTGTTGGCACTGCATAACTGAATTCCCCAAACTCCACAACTAGCtctgtaaggtctgcaaataattcacaGTGACCAGAATGGCGACTTTGAATGATGCCCAAAACCACAACCTGAGAACTGCGACATTCCCCACGCCAAAGTATAGTTTGtcggtctgctttgctgctatatgttAACAGCAGCAACGTATATAGCAAATATACAGACCACGTTTCATACAGGCATATAAACACGATGCAGCTTCTCTTTAATAGAACCCTAtttttctctgctggtatacaggaTCATACCCAGTATCAATATATGCTCACAGTGGCCCTGTCctgacctaccatccaggccagaggcgctacctctCTTACTCTCTGTCAGAAACATGTACCAGCATTAGGCAGTGCTATGAAGGAAGAGATAATAGCCAACCTGCTTTAACCATAGATCTGGGAACATCTCTAATCGATACTCCTTATCTTTATATATATGGTTGCGGCTGACTAGTATCTAAACTATATAGGGACGCAGCGTGCTTACCACAAGCTGCTCTCCCTATATATAGATACATGAAGAATAATAGGAAATATATAGATCACAGACTTGCAGTATAGGGAGTGATGGCCTATACCAAAGGCTATCACCTCATAACAATGCAATACTGTGCTATATAGAAGAGCAGATTGTCCATCACAATACTGCATTCTCTGAAAAAGAGACAGATCTATATCGTTTACAAATATAGAAACTACCTCTATAATAGAGGTGTCCTTCTATTAGTAACCACTCATCTCTTATTTCAGTTGATTCATCTGCACTGCCTATGTCTGACAGAGCGAAAATGGTCCTCTTTaaagagagctattaaaactctgGAACAGGCATTAATCTAGAACTAAAGCCATAATCTCAGTGaaaaatctcctgatgacccgctacaataagcggagaaacgcgttgagattTTAACCAAAAACACGaagaaaatacatataaaaaattGAAGATTATGATATTAAAATTGAAAAGATACGAATAGGAGATGAGCCTTTATTCACTTGAATTATGAAATATATAATCGCATCATCAAGTCTAAAGGCACACACCTCCAATATCCGCTAACCTTCCTGTCTTGTGATATTGAAAAAAACAAGACCAATCGCTGCCATAACAGTATTCATCTCAAGTCTTGATTAATTTCTATCATAAGACCCGAAATATGGGAAGTAATGCGTAAGATATTAATCTGTTCTTACCCATATCCAAGGTTTTTGATATAACGACAGCTGCTGCACTATTATACAaatttacagcccctcttggacACTAATGAGGGTGTGAAAAAATAAGTAAGCAGCTATAGTCGTTTACTACGTGACTAAGGTCAATATACCTCTATAACAAGGAGGTTTTTTGTAGTGCCccgttttgtgttttattttttaaaaattatttaataaaGGAAGTATTTTAAactatgtctaaactgtgaagggccagTATCAATATATGCGCTatagaatatctggccctaacaacagaggacatgttatataggcatataaatgtgatgcaactTCTTTTTCTGGTCACTCCAATGTAACCCCAGTATACGAACTTTCACGCTAAGCAGCAATATATCTggtgtagaatatctgtccctaacaacagactcggtgttatataggcatataaacatgatgcagcttctctgtcctgttctcaactgtaaaatggacaCTGGTTATACTGTAcccatgttatatatggctaggtaaTATGATGCAGGCAAACAAAGACACTGCTATAAGATGGAGAACATGATGCAGATGGGCATCAGCAAGGCGCCTTGGCTGTACTCTGACCTCTGCAATTATGGGAAATTTAATTATCCTGCAATTTTCGCCAAAAATCAGAACAGGCTTGCCAGATTCAATTTACCTAAAATCGGGGCAATTTATATCGCCCGTCTGATCAAGATGAGCCAAACTAATCAAGGTGTGGAGATATTATTTGGTCCGAATACTGTATAGCATTCGTAATGTTGGGTGTGTTTTGTTCAGTGATATTATGAAGGTAATATGGTCATAATATTTGGACCATCTATATACAGTATTTGATATGATTTAAGGGTCAGGTCTGAGAAAGCATATCAGTGCTTAGCGGTTTATAACACTATTTCTTAGTcttaagtcttcattcacatgagcatatatcgaccCCATTTTCATGGCCGGACAATATACGTAACCCATCtgctgcattggtttccaatgcctcagttcagacGGCCATTTTTGCAGTGTGTAAAAACAGCAGGTCGGCAAAGGTAgggcatacggtgcgcattccggtTGGCCGTTTTTATGCCGACTGGAAAAgacagttctggaactatcttccttcCTAAATATGGTGGCCAGCTCCacagactccaatgggagcctgTGGGAGCTGCCGaacaagggaggtgggagggagtttagccgcgtctctgctaaacttcctctctgccccttgccggctgttggcaaagAAGGAGGTGGGAGattggcacactagctcccatcccaccccctcctattgcagacacatggcaaggggcggagtttaaaaaactagctcccgccccctcccattgcagacagctggaGAGGGGGGAAGGAAGGAGTGggggtttagcagagctaaagtctctccccctgTCTGATTGTATCCAATCCTCAGCGTATACTTGCCAGGACCCAGGCAGTCTGAATGGGCGCATAAACAGGAAATGCAACTGTGACATGGCCATCCAaaaatcgcagcgcccgtgtAAAAGAGTCCTAAGGATAAGGACATACTTAGTTTATTCAGCGTAACCCGACAGGAAAGTGTGTTTTTAGAAAGGGAACATTCAAAATTTTGATATTGGGTCCACCGTTTTCTAGTTATACCCTTGAAAATACTGTCAGGTTCTCAATCACATTACTGTAGCTATACAGTACATGAAACTGCAAACTAACAGTCCCCAATTAGGTAACCATGTCCCAACAAGTATTTACACATGGACCACTCCTTTGCTTTTAAGACATTTCTTATCCGTAACCACATACCCACACTGCCTCGTAACCAACCTTCAACCACTGAACTGTCCTGACCAGTGATCAGGTCTGAAAATTCTTCGACGTGGCCAGTTTCCTCCTCTGCCGGTTGGCAGCTAGTTCTACAGTCTTCTGGCGCCGGCTCTGCAGTTTCTTCTTGATCTAACTCGACAGCTGCCACAGCTTCAGTTTGCTCCTCTTCCGGTGGAATTCCATTCGTCGTTGGTTCATTCTCCGTCAAGGGAACCAATTTTGTTTGATCTGGAATAGTTTCAATGTCATCTATGATTTGGTCGCTGGCT encodes:
- the ERICH5 gene encoding glutamate-rich protein 5 isoform X1, with translation MGCSSSTLTHTPGSNRPPAKSVETNGPKKSASSEASDQIIDDIETIPDQTKLVPLTENEPTTNGIPPEEEQTEAVAAVELDQEETAEPAPEDCRTSCQPAEEETGHVEEFSDLITGQDSSVVEGWLRGSVGEIEEAVEAKIHEEAVSKGPETKEDETGHPVDEAEPEMDTVEG
- the ERICH5 gene encoding glutamate-rich protein 5 isoform X2; translation: MGCSSSTLTHTPGSNRPPAKSVETNGPKKSASSEASDQIIDDIETIPDQTKLVPLTENEPTTNGIPPEEEQTEAVAAVELDQEETAEPAPEDCRTSCQPAEEETGHVEEFSDLITGQDSSVVEGEIEEAVEAKIHEEAVSKGPETKEDETGHPVDEAEPEMDTVEG